In the Brevinematia bacterium genome, CTCCAGTACTTATTACGTGAAACTCTTTTTCTCTCATACTAATCTTCTCTTGTTAGGCATCAAATATTCCATATCCTAATGAAGTTTTTGCTCCTATTCCATGCTCTTTGAGTGCATTTTTCAGGAGAATAGTAGCTTTTTCTAGAAGACTTTCATCTCTTGATAGTAGCAAGAATTGGAATTTGGTTTTACCGACTGTTAGGAATGTTATAGGAACTGGGTTTTGCCAGTCTGCTGGTGGTTGGTTCTTAGAATAGTAGTCAGGATAGTGTGGGTTCATAATGTCAAGTTCTAATTTAATTTCACTGACAGGGTAAGCATCCATGAATATGACTCTACCCTTCTGCTCCTGAGTTCCGAATATCTCA is a window encoding:
- the cmr6 gene encoding type III-B CRISPR module RAMP protein Cmr6; the protein is EIFGTQEQKGRVIFMDAYPVSEIKLELDIMNPHYPDYYSKNQPPADWQNPVPITFLTVGKTKFQFLLLSRDESLLEKATILLKNALKEHGIGAKTSLGYGIFDA